The stretch of DNA GCACACAGGCGATCTCGGCGTTCTCGCCGCGGGAAAGACGTGTCACTGTGCGCTCACTTTCCATGCCCGGTCAGCGAGTCCAGCACCGATGCCCGGTGGAGCGGGTGGTCGGGGAGCCGGTCCGGGGTGAGGATCCAGTCGTTGCCCGTCCACGGGTCGGAGACGGTGAGGATCCCCGACGTCGGAACCTGTTGGGCGATGCGTTCGAGCACCGCGACTCCCGGATCCGAAGCGGCACCGGCGCTGTCGCCGACGATGATCAGCGAAGTCCCGACCGCGGGGCCGTGGTCGGCGAGGTGCACGATCCGTGCCGCGTCCTCGGCGCCGTACCCGTGCGGGAAGTCGCCGAGGATCACCAGACGCGGTTCCGGCAGGTTGTCGCGGATTCCGCTGCGGGCCGCCATTTCTGCGAGGTCGACGCTCTCGGACAGCGCGGTGAGCCGGGCGGTGATGTCGGAGGCCGCGGACACGACGGGCGACGCCAGCAGCGCACCGAGGGGTTCGGTGAACGTGCGCAGCGAGCCGCTGAGGTCGACGACCTCCAGCCGTTGCGCCGACGTGGGGGATGCCACCAGCATGCGCGCCGCCAGCGCCGCGACCACCGGTGCGGCTTCGGCCGGATCGCCGACGATCCAGAGGGGACGCCCCAAGGGGTAGTGAACGCAGAACGGGACCCGCAGCTCGCCGAGGTCCGGTGCGGACAACTCGCCGAGCCTCAGACCGTCGGTCACCGCGCTACTCGTGACCGGGCTCGTCCAGGCAGCCGACTCGAACGTGGCCAGCGACCGCGGCAACAGCGGGTCGATGACGCGGAGTTCTTCGGCGAGTTGCGAAGTCTCGCCGTCGAATTTGCGTTGCGCCTCGGCGACGAGGGCATCGGACCGCTCCTGCGCCCGGGCCTGCGACTGCGCGACGGCCGGACTGTTGCGCGTAAATGGGTCGGCCACGGACGCGGACAGTTCGTCGTCCAGCCGCGTCTGCGCGTAGTCGCGGGACGATCGGAACGAGGCCGCCGACCGGGCGGCGTCCTCGAATATCATCCACGCTCGCTCGAACGAGTGGGCCGGATCGAGCGGGATCTGCGCGGGACCGGGCACCGGCGGAACGTCTGCGGCGGGTTCGTCGACCTCGACGCCGTGCCGGGTGATCAGTTCGGCCAGGCCGCCGTCGTACCCCTGCCCGACGGCGCGCACCTTCCAGTCGGTGCCGCGGCGGTAGATCTCCAGGCAGATCGCGGCCGCCTCGGAACCGGCGAGCGGGACGTCGAAAACGACCACGGTACGGTCACTTTCGTCGGCGAGCGTGGCAGACAGGCCCGCGCGAGCCAGCGTCGCCGGACCGCTCGGCGAGGCCGGATCGACACTGACCACGCAGAGCACGCCCGCCGCGGCGGCATCCACCTCGTCCAGTCGCAGCCGGACCGTGCCGTCCGCGTCGAGTTCCACGCCGGCGGCACGCCGCTGGTTGTAGAACACGAAATGATCCGAGGACAGCGCCCGGAGATCGCCGTCCACGATCAACGCCGAGACGTCGACCGGCGTCGCGTCGACTGCGCGGAAACGCAGTACGCGCGACGGCAGCGGGGCGTTCTGCCCCGGAACGAGGTGGACCGTCACCAACCGCCCCTAGACGCCGAGGAAGCGGCCGAGTT from Rhodococcus opacus B4 encodes:
- a CDS encoding TerD family protein is translated as MTVHLVPGQNAPLPSRVLRFRAVDATPVDVSALIVDGDLRALSSDHFVFYNQRRAAGVELDADGTVRLRLDEVDAAAAGVLCVVSVDPASPSGPATLARAGLSATLADESDRTVVVFDVPLAGSEAAAICLEIYRRGTDWKVRAVGQGYDGGLAELITRHGVEVDEPAADVPPVPGPAQIPLDPAHSFERAWMIFEDAARSAASFRSSRDYAQTRLDDELSASVADPFTRNSPAVAQSQARAQERSDALVAEAQRKFDGETSQLAEELRVIDPLLPRSLATFESAAWTSPVTSSAVTDGLRLGELSAPDLGELRVPFCVHYPLGRPLWIVGDPAEAAPVVAALAARMLVASPTSAQRLEVVDLSGSLRTFTEPLGALLASPVVSAASDITARLTALSESVDLAEMAARSGIRDNLPEPRLVILGDFPHGYGAEDAARIVHLADHGPAVGTSLIIVGDSAGAASDPGVAVLERIAQQVPTSGILTVSDPWTGNDWILTPDRLPDHPLHRASVLDSLTGHGK